One Desulfovibrio desulfuricans DNA window includes the following coding sequences:
- a CDS encoding glycosyltransferase encodes METGLSAPPSAALAGQRSLRICILFDMHYWLYGGGPKFTWELAHAMIARGHEVSIYSSATSKKEPPYKFDARIRMFRVSLSDKHENIALLRKKISQENYDVALSMQGGAMQLYWAVVLMGTGIPLVYSEHSFPARVEQFWSRAGRLAAMSGADAIHLLLPEFINSLPAWLHDRVTFIPNSAPDVVAPAAKHQTKPLTLVSLGRFAAVKQIPLLVEAFGLLHDRFPDWMLDIWGYGEEENAILKAIAQSPAKSAIRMRGIADLALGIFAQAQLFCIPSRCEGFGLTVLEAMSQGTPAIGFAGCAGVNHIIKDGENGLLAPEMTPQSLADTLAKAMGSAALRNTLAQGALKTAQEYAPGPIFDQWEALLLSTASSKGHTRMDAFSEEPFASMARLSAAARREWLFRDFGRPWPGTLRWYAEAARTAASKLWKSFQRRFE; translated from the coding sequence ATGGAAACTGGACTATCGGCTCCGCCTTCTGCCGCGTTGGCAGGGCAGCGCTCTCTGCGAATATGCATATTGTTTGATATGCACTACTGGCTTTATGGCGGGGGGCCCAAGTTCACATGGGAACTGGCACATGCCATGATTGCGCGGGGTCATGAGGTCAGCATTTACAGTTCTGCCACATCAAAAAAAGAGCCTCCGTACAAATTTGACGCTCGTATACGGATGTTCAGGGTCAGCCTGTCAGACAAGCACGAAAATATTGCCTTGCTGAGAAAAAAAATCTCACAAGAAAATTACGATGTTGCCCTCTCCATGCAGGGTGGAGCAATGCAACTCTATTGGGCTGTCGTCCTCATGGGAACAGGCATTCCACTGGTATACTCCGAGCACAGCTTTCCGGCCCGGGTGGAACAGTTTTGGAGTCGTGCAGGAAGGCTGGCAGCCATGAGTGGAGCTGACGCCATACATCTGCTCCTGCCAGAGTTCATCAATTCTTTGCCCGCGTGGCTGCATGATCGGGTGACATTTATTCCCAACTCTGCGCCAGACGTGGTTGCCCCTGCGGCAAAACATCAAACGAAACCCCTCACCCTGGTAAGCCTTGGGCGCTTTGCTGCGGTCAAGCAGATACCACTACTGGTTGAAGCTTTTGGCCTGCTGCACGACCGTTTTCCCGACTGGATGCTGGATATATGGGGCTATGGCGAAGAGGAAAACGCCATCCTCAAAGCCATCGCCCAAAGTCCGGCAAAATCGGCAATACGCATGCGCGGCATTGCCGACCTGGCGCTGGGCATATTCGCTCAGGCGCAGCTTTTCTGCATTCCCTCGCGCTGCGAAGGTTTTGGACTGACCGTTCTTGAAGCCATGTCGCAGGGGACGCCTGCCATTGGCTTTGCCGGGTGCGCAGGCGTGAACCACATAATCAAAGATGGCGAAAACGGCCTCCTGGCGCCGGAAATGACCCCGCAAAGCCTTGCCGACACCCTGGCCAAAGCCATGGGTAGCGCAGCATTACGCAACACGCTTGCTCAAGGAGCCTTAAAGACCGCGCAAGAATATGCCCCAGGGCCGATTTTCGACCAGTGGGAAGCATTACTGCTCAGCACTGCATCCAGCAAGGGGCATACGCGCATGGACGCCTTTAGCGAAGAACCCTTTGCATCCATGGCGCGGCTTTCTGCGGCAGCCCGAAGGGAATGGCTATTCCGCGATTTCGGTAGGCCATGGCCCGGCACTCTGCGCTGGTATGCCGAGGCCGCGCGTACAGCCGCCTCAAAATTATGGAAAAGCTTTCAAAGGAGATTTGAATAA
- a CDS encoding class I SAM-dependent methyltransferase — MNKSTISPLCLCGSQVSGKGLLASLLNGHPDVLSFSFWHDFMASALCYLSAWKPPMLYHFDEKTEKLCDARAALTCAGRWSHLEGFARQGYIPFTVSGDNIVKLPFNLDFYGLDKTLMDRLATLERLDAQSVFSEVYSALGQYLMPDAPQAKWGVSMPQVDFFRFEIILQTYPQAKIVYIMRDMQEVLYAHSKREAFTRGISAEEALEELTTFKSDWLRRMIKAKDVAARFANEQPDRFMTIDFTDLVCDTATVMARLTSWLGIEDLPCLHKGTWNGVEIDKRLTGRVLDKQEDIPASFANLTSQDVAAIKAKIELADTPSESAFILQAARFEKIGWDYKKAIERTNATLPLLGMAGPFHEDMCENASQHWLALAAIAPEKVRRILEIGTFSGDTAAFLSALYPHAQIVTCDLPDDSQRYISSYGRQNPDKKRTLEEQRAKNLKADNITFIQKNSFLLPKYISGPFDIIWMDGGHTYPDVAFDLCNSWHLLADDGILLCDDVFIPQPPDSSKNYDSYNVFSPLIRDNIIDVNYILKRLCIAPSPGLEGKMIAAVRKIQQSSI, encoded by the coding sequence ATGAACAAGAGCACAATTTCCCCTCTTTGCCTCTGCGGCTCGCAGGTTTCAGGCAAGGGCCTGCTGGCCTCGCTGCTGAATGGGCATCCTGACGTACTCAGCTTTTCCTTCTGGCATGATTTCATGGCCTCGGCCCTGTGCTACCTGTCTGCCTGGAAGCCGCCCATGCTGTACCATTTTGACGAAAAAACAGAAAAGTTGTGCGATGCCCGTGCGGCCCTGACATGCGCTGGGCGCTGGAGCCACCTGGAGGGCTTCGCCCGTCAAGGGTACATTCCCTTTACCGTTTCGGGCGACAATATCGTCAAGCTGCCTTTCAACCTTGATTTTTATGGGCTCGACAAAACCCTTATGGACAGGCTCGCCACTCTGGAGCGGCTGGATGCCCAATCTGTCTTCAGCGAAGTGTATTCCGCACTGGGGCAGTACCTGATGCCCGATGCCCCTCAGGCCAAATGGGGCGTGAGCATGCCCCAGGTCGACTTTTTCCGTTTTGAAATCATCCTGCAAACGTATCCGCAGGCCAAGATCGTCTATATCATGCGCGACATGCAGGAAGTATTGTACGCCCACAGCAAAAGAGAAGCGTTCACACGGGGGATTTCGGCCGAGGAGGCGCTGGAGGAGCTGACAACATTCAAATCTGACTGGCTCAGGCGGATGATCAAGGCAAAAGACGTTGCTGCACGGTTTGCCAACGAGCAGCCTGACCGCTTTATGACAATCGACTTTACGGATCTTGTTTGCGACACGGCAACCGTTATGGCGCGTCTTACCTCATGGCTTGGCATTGAAGACCTCCCCTGCCTGCACAAGGGCACCTGGAACGGCGTGGAGATCGACAAAAGGCTGACGGGGCGTGTTCTGGACAAACAGGAAGACATCCCGGCGAGTTTTGCCAACCTGACCAGCCAGGACGTTGCAGCTATCAAGGCAAAAATAGAGCTGGCAGATACTCCGTCTGAAAGCGCCTTCATTTTGCAGGCCGCGCGTTTTGAAAAAATAGGCTGGGATTATAAAAAAGCCATTGAAAGAACCAATGCAACCCTGCCGCTTCTGGGCATGGCTGGCCCTTTCCATGAAGACATGTGCGAAAACGCCTCCCAGCACTGGCTGGCGCTGGCGGCAATTGCACCGGAAAAAGTCAGGCGGATTCTGGAAATAGGCACTTTTTCCGGTGATACCGCAGCTTTTCTCTCTGCGCTGTACCCTCATGCGCAGATAGTCACGTGCGACCTGCCTGATGATTCACAGCGATATATCTCAAGCTATGGCCGGCAAAATCCCGACAAAAAACGTACGCTCGAAGAACAGCGCGCAAAGAATCTCAAGGCAGACAACATTACGTTTATTCAGAAAAACAGTTTTCTGCTCCCCAAATACATTTCCGGTCCATTTGACATCATCTGGATGGACGGCGGACACACCTATCCGGATGTAGCATTTGACCTGTGCAATTCCTGGCACCTGCTGGCTGACGACGGAATACTGCTTTGCGACGACGTTTTTATTCCACAACCGCCAGACTCTTCAAAAAATTATGATAGCTATAATGTGTTTTCTCCTCTGATTCGAGACAACATCATTGACGTAAACTACATATTAAAACGGCTTTGCATTGCGCCTTCGCCAGGGCTGGAAGGTAAAATGATCGCTGCCGTGAGAAAAATACAACAATCGTCAATCTGA
- a CDS encoding radical SAM protein, which produces MDYIYKRWSALIDITTVCPHSCVYCTRYERHLRPDQRRHMPLEQIEAAILAYKDWPTEVSIIGGEPLLHPQFDEINALLRKHLPQEKLNIFTSGLPSTPKTVSTTPLDPNSLYNWKPEYPWTQWPETNSDMTRTYRTIRFNPHNEEQMTSCSHHPLTIAVEEAVPDKALMWKLINNCWLQRCWSPTVNIHGAYFCEVGAALDMLLFDGANAWPVEAGWWKRKPHEFQEQVSQLCPRCGMCLPGERQLLGHRGELFSPSLLGDFRKRKLIRLNDQVSVVDQQYDVDTIERYAKTWYPGNYREDIVEDEDLPSFFKGFNVPLRLKDNDESLFCVDTDAEYAEALKRVVHLPIVEGPHLAPKRRYFLYQGLPFDALYDQYPFVLPEHRHERHLYYRGLMLYLRCLLDDEAFAQLPGEDCSFEELAALPDKIHTLFNTVLLGEVEKRAKALAGREVYFWGCGAAWRQYRQFFSNVNARCFLVDVGSAPAKVDGLEIRNPEHMAEEFAKDGNLPIVVFARRLHMPGIEQALIRYGLKQREIIWAPLEA; this is translated from the coding sequence GTGGACTATATCTACAAGCGCTGGAGCGCACTTATCGACATTACGACTGTTTGCCCCCACTCGTGCGTATACTGCACAAGATATGAGCGCCATCTGCGACCGGATCAACGGCGTCACATGCCTTTGGAGCAAATAGAGGCCGCTATTCTTGCCTATAAAGACTGGCCCACAGAGGTCAGCATCATCGGCGGCGAACCCCTGCTCCACCCGCAGTTTGACGAAATCAACGCTCTGCTGCGCAAACATCTGCCGCAGGAAAAGCTGAACATCTTCACGTCTGGCCTGCCCAGCACGCCCAAGACCGTCAGCACCACGCCGTTGGATCCCAATTCGCTGTACAATTGGAAGCCGGAATATCCGTGGACGCAGTGGCCGGAAACCAATTCGGACATGACGCGCACCTACCGCACCATCCGCTTTAACCCCCATAACGAAGAACAGATGACCTCGTGCAGTCATCACCCGTTGACCATTGCAGTAGAAGAGGCCGTACCCGACAAGGCCCTGATGTGGAAGCTCATCAACAACTGCTGGCTGCAACGCTGCTGGAGCCCCACCGTCAACATTCACGGAGCCTACTTTTGCGAAGTGGGCGCAGCTCTGGACATGCTGCTGTTTGACGGCGCCAACGCATGGCCCGTTGAGGCCGGATGGTGGAAGCGCAAGCCGCATGAGTTTCAGGAACAGGTCAGCCAGCTTTGCCCGCGTTGCGGCATGTGCCTGCCCGGCGAGCGTCAATTACTTGGCCACAGAGGCGAGCTTTTCAGCCCAAGCCTGCTGGGCGACTTCCGCAAACGCAAGCTGATTCGCCTCAACGATCAGGTAAGTGTTGTGGATCAACAGTACGATGTGGACACCATAGAGCGCTATGCAAAGACCTGGTACCCCGGCAACTACCGCGAAGACATTGTTGAGGACGAGGACCTCCCATCGTTTTTCAAAGGTTTTAACGTACCGTTGCGCCTCAAGGACAACGATGAAAGCCTGTTTTGCGTGGATACGGACGCAGAATACGCCGAAGCCCTCAAAAGGGTTGTTCACCTGCCCATAGTTGAAGGGCCGCACCTCGCCCCAAAACGCAGATACTTTCTGTATCAGGGGCTGCCCTTTGATGCCCTGTACGACCAATATCCATTCGTGCTGCCTGAACACAGGCACGAGCGGCATCTCTACTATCGCGGCCTGATGCTCTATCTGCGTTGCCTGCTTGACGACGAGGCTTTTGCGCAGCTTCCCGGCGAGGACTGTTCCTTTGAAGAGCTGGCCGCCCTGCCCGACAAAATACATACCCTGTTCAACACTGTTCTGTTGGGCGAGGTGGAAAAACGCGCCAAGGCCCTCGCTGGCCGAGAAGTTTATTTCTGGGGCTGCGGTGCCGCATGGCGTCAATACCGCCAGTTTTTCAGCAATGTGAACGCCCGTTGCTTTCTGGTGGACGTGGGCAGCGCTCCGGCCAAGGTGGACGGGCTGGAAATACGCAACCCCGAGCACATGGCGGAAGAGTTTGCCAAGGACGGCAATCTGCCCATTGTAGTTTTTGCCCGCAGGCTGCACATGCCCGGCATTGAGCAGGCATTGATACGCTACGGCCTGAAACAGCGTGAAATCATTTGGGCCCCCCTGGAGGCATAG